A section of the Paralichthys olivaceus isolate ysfri-2021 chromosome 16, ASM2471397v2, whole genome shotgun sequence genome encodes:
- the LOC109638719 gene encoding mucin-2 isoform X2: protein MLGGVHTDLLVTTLLFLSQTGTLCRAENDLTLVPLPEWRTHSEYVTQCFYDRHNNLSCDWTRNQQISVDVAVSIFESGRLGMEGEACLEFWYQSPVTANGSELRAFLKSSDGLVEIWTSPILPRNSWTQVFVPLNIVKPESRVVLEAVAMAGRITINKIGVRRGSCGPQCESNTELWTDESTRCLCSEGQLSCTPSPCPQGQTCGPHRGSSRGISTTGTCTIHSHTDCSTFDGVLFRFMAPCTYILAKTCSPTEDLPMFSVEVVNKQNGNSSLPAIQQVNVDTGNIRVSLLKRQMHRVVVNGVWRKLPLSLSSGTVNIKSNPAAVVLETSFGLTVSFDSAGAVHVTLPSAYSNEACGLCGNFNDIREDDLRKPDGTNAQDATALAQSWQTGQSTSSCETILVPHQCDPQEESGYTSELYCGRLLSSTGPFADCQSVLGAESYFRACVVGMCSAHGDPAVLCETLQVYSDICKEAGVAVPMWRNSTFCPLQCAENSHYDSCAYGCPEVCSGLDLTGSCGNCEERCVCDSGFKLSGGKCVPAEDCGCWYNGKHYEKGDTFVEGECEQQCQCRGNNDLWCTSMQCAYREVCKVEEGVKDCFPFKPATCRVYGDPHYITFDKVAYDFQGGCSYTLTTTCGEEGSVQFTVIGHNMHPPLQNYTRSKLEAVTLQVEDFCLTLNQSGEVHVNNSRVQLPYITDGTYGLIRAYMKNNYIVLEAAFGLRVMVDGQSRLFVQVDERYKYELCGLCGTYSEYQGDEFVTPGGQNVTEPFEFGDSWRVPNHDECTVYPNDPRVCDYDEENDAYNECNTLLKDAFNPCHEIVHPDIYLNSCVYDYCATNGDQHTLCESLKSYATACQVAGVKLPFWQADTACVCPMNCDFEKNLCGWEQLIQDSFDWTRHLGPTPSNLTGPMEDHTTGAGFYIYIEGDSVIHGDSARLMSPKCHYNGPLCLQFWYHMYGSASAMAINIYLLKDNKATKLWSMMNNQGPKWHPGNFDISVSGPFQIIVEGIRGSDAQSDVAIDDVSIHFGSCSGRFPSLVDGTELPSTTAEVLPSHPVCNIDCSFDSNLCSWNQMLTDVFDWTWQNGTTPSLMTGPSTDHTGAGHYLYIEANSATHGDTARLISSECSDSGPQCLQFWYHMYGSADTMGLHVYLLQGRLAKGVWWKRNDQGNMWHLAQVDFTTTGTFKIIVEGRRGSNDQSDVAVDDVSIHRGPCADLTEPKTPAPELPPTISSSATQQPTTTSSKPQPPSTTKFMTTTTITTATSNPDDPMTTRPDIPTTTGPQLPITSRPITTAATGHKTTATPHPKTTEGTEVETSEQPVSETTVRPQPSTTTQPKPHTSSRPQTTTTEHTEVETTEQPELETTEKPQPSTTTQPQSHTTAAPLPPSTARPHPQTTAESQTTNRPQTPTTTSQPQTTVTPQLTTTVQPQPPTTTQPKLPTTAPSESQTTSTSHPPTTTTSKPQTTTPLESQTTSAPQPSTTTAKQQPSTTAGPKPSTTMQSQTPNTAPPSQTTTAGPPSQTTTAGPPSQTNTAGPPSQTTTAGPPSQTTTARHPSQTTTARPQTQTTTAGPPSQTTTAGPPSQTTTAGPPSQTTTAGPPSQTTTAGPPSQTTTARHPYQTTTARPPSQTTTAGPPSQTTTARHPSQTTGPPSQTTTARPPSQTTTAGPPSQTTTARHPSQTTGPPSQTTTARPPSQNTTAGPPSQTTAARPQTQTTTARPQTQTTTARPQTQTTTAGPSSHTTTAGPPSQTTTAGPPSQTTTAGPPSQTTTSGPPSQTTTAGPPSQTTTAGPPSQTTTAGPPSQTTTAGPPSQTTTAGSPSQTTTNEPQPPTTARPQPPSETQTTSRPQQSTTAKPQTTTVTPQSTTTLRPEPTTTAGPQPTTTLKPHPPTERPQSTVTTQSTTTARPKPPTTAVPTPSCPQNSHYTTCIPACSPTCRHLNGPPRCSDSDSCVPGCVCDDGFVQKGQRCVPIQECGCVDSSGNKHHFNDRWYTNHCSQKCECEKDDGIGTIDCDDKDECDGNAVCLQNNEGEWYCRSTGFSECTINGDPEYRTFDKMKYEFEGEHSYVLVQTKNLPNDIPDVYIVGINTRRVDDGDDGDDSDDSEHHDDSSSEENHSRRVGDEEKDDDDGDEADDDNDRNDRKYYDDSDEDEEHPRLQELKIIVYNHTVEMRKNRELVVDGKKTKMPVSPTAGLNIRQHSSRIYLKTDFGLSVEFNGRSSAEIILPHIYKRKVRGLCGNFDSQKRNDWMKPDGTMARSVREFGESWRV from the exons ATGCTTGGAGGAGTCCACACAGATTTGTTGGTCACGACTttactcttcctctctcagacAGGGACTCTGTGCAG AGCTGAAAACGACTTGACATTGGTTCCTTTACCAGAATGGAGGACACATTCAG AGTATGTTACACAATGTTTCTACGACAGACATAACAATCTGAGCTGTGACTGGACGAGAAACCAACAAATATCAG TGGATGTTGCAGTGAGTATTTTTGAGAGTGGTCGGCTGGGCATGGAGGGCGAGGCCTGTCTGGAGTTTTGGTACCAGAGCCCAGTCACAGCTAATGGGTCTGAACTAAGAGCTTTCCTGAAAAGCAGCGACGGTCTGGTAGAAATATGGACCTCTCCCATCCTCCCCAGAAATTCATGGACGCAAGTGTTTGTCCCCCTGAATATCGTCAAACCGGAGTCTCgg GTTGTACTTGAAGCAGTGGCCATGGCGGGACGGATCACAATTAACAAGATAGGTGTAAGAAGAGGCTCATGTG GGCCCCAGTGTGAATCTAACACAGAGTTATGGACGGATGAGTCCACCCGCTGCCTCTGCTCTGAGGGCCAGCTCTCCTGCACTCCCTCTCCGTGCCCACAAGGCCAAACCTGTGGTCCTCATAGAGGAAGCTCCAGAGGGATTTCCACCACTGGGACGTGTACaatacacagtcacacagactgCAGCACTTTCGATGGAGTGCTGTTCCGCTTCATGGCCCCCTGCACCTACATACTGGCTAAGACCTGCTCACCCACTGAGGACCTGCCCATGTTCAGTGTGGAGGTGGTCAATAAGCAGAACGGGAACTCATCTCTGCCAGCCATTCAGCAGGTCAATGTGGACACAGGGAACATCAGAGTGTCTCTATTGAAAAGACAGATGCACCGGGTCGTG gtTAATGGGGTCTGGAGGAAGCTTCCGCTGAGCCTCAGCAGTGGCACTGTCAACATCAAGAGTAACCCTGCTGCCGTTGTCCTGGAAACCAGTTTCGGTCTGACCGTTTCATTTGACAGCGCTGGGGCTGTACATGTCACCCTGCCGTCCGCATATTCAAATGAGGCCTGCGGCTTGTGTGGCAACTTTAACGACATCAGGGAAGATGACTTGCGCAAGCCTGATGGTACAAACGCCCAAGATGCTACGGCTTTGGCTCAGAGCTGGCAGACTGGGCAGAGCACCTCCTCCTGTGAAACTATTCTAGTCCCTCATCAGTGTGACCCACAGGAGGAGTCCGGGTACACCAGTGAGTTGTACTGTGGCAGACTCCTCTCTAGCACCGGGCCCTTTGCGGACTGCCAATCAGTTCTGGGGGCAGAGAGTTACTTCAGGGCCTGTGTGGTCGGTATGTGCTCTGCTCATGGGGACCCAGCGGTGCTATGTGAGACATTACAGGTCTACAGCGATATCTGCAAGGAGGCTGGTGTCGCTGTGCCCATGTGGAGGAACTCCACATTCTGCC CCCTTCAGTGTGCTGAGAACAGCCATTATGACTCATGTGCTTATGGCTGTCCAGAGGTGTGCTCCGGTCTGGATTTAACTGGCTCTTGTGGAAACTGTGAGGAACGATGCGTGTGTGACTCTGGCTTCAAACTCAGTGGGGGAAAGTGTGTCCCAGCAGAAGACTGTGGGTGCTGGTACAATGGGAAACACTACGAG AAAGGAGACACATTTGTGGAAGGAGAGTGCGAGCAGCAGTGCCAATGTAGGGGTAATAATGATCTGTGGTGCACCTCAATGCAATGCGCATACAGAGAGGTTTGTAAGGTCGAGGAAGGGGTCAAAGACTGCTTCCCATTCAAACCCGCCACCTGCAGGGTGTATGGCGATCCGCATTACATCACCTTTGACAAGGTGGCTTATGACTTCCAAGGAGGCTGCAGTTACACTCTGACTACAACATGTGGAGAAGAAGGCTCAGTCCAGTTCACTGTAATTGGACACAACATGCATCCTCCCCTTCAGAACTACACTCGGTCCAAGCTGGAGGCTGTGACTCTACAGGTGGAAGATTTTTGCCTCACCCTAAATCAAAGTGGAGAGGTCCAT GTAAATAACAGCCGTGTCCAACTCCCCTACATCACTGATGGAACCTACGGCTTAATACGGGCCTACATGAAGAATAATTATATTGTTCTGGAGGCGGCCTTTGGCCTCCGGGTGATGGTAGATGGGCAGAGCAGACTCTTTGTGCAGGTGGATGAGCGCTACAAGTACGAGCTGTGCGGACTGTGTGGCACCTACTCCGAATACCAGGGCGATGAATTCGTAACCCCAGGAGGCCAAAACGTTACAGAGCCATTTGAGTTTGGTGACAGCTGGAGGGTGCCGAACCATGATGA GTGTACTGTCTATCCAAATGACCCGAGAGTCTGTGACTATGATGAAGAGAATGATGCCTACAATGAGTGTAACACACTACTGAAGGATGCCTTCAATCCCTGCCATGAAATTGTTCACCCCGACATCTACCTTAATAGTTGTGTGTACGACTATTGTGCCACAAATGGGGACCAACACACCTTGTGTGAATCTCTGAAGTCCTATGCAACAGCATGTCAGGTTGCGGGAGTGAAGCTGCCCTTCTGGCAGGCAGACACAGCTTGCG TCTGTCCTATGAACTGTGACTTCGAAAAAAATCTGTGTGGATGGGAGCAGCTCATACAGGACAGTTTTGATTGGACAAGACATTTAGGACCCACCCCATCAAACCTAACTGGGCCAATGGAGGACCACACCACAGGag CTGGCTTCTACATATACATTGAGGGCGACAGTGTCATCCATGGAGACTCCGCCCGTCTGATGAGTCCAAAGTGTCATTACAATGGCCCACTCTGTCTGCAATTCTGGTATCACATGTATGGTTCAGCTAGTGCAATGGCAATCAATATATACCTGCTCAAAGACAACAAAGCTACCAAGCTATGGTCCATGATGAACAACCAGGGACCAAAATGGCATCCAGGAAATTTTGACATCAGTGTGTCTGGTCCTTTCCAA ATCATAGTAGAGGGAATCAGAGGCTCTGATGCGCAGTCAGATGTGGCCATAGATGACGTTTCCATCCACTTTGGCTCATGCTCAG GCAGATTCCCTAGCCTGGTTGATGGAACTGAGCTTCCTTCCACAACTGCGGAAGTTCTCCCATCACACCCAG TCTGTAACATCGACTGTAGCTTTGACAGCAATCTTTGTAGCTGGAATCAGATGCTTACTGATGTTTTTGACTGGACATGGCAGAATGGTACCACACCCAGCCTGATGACAGGGCCCTCTACTGACCACACTGGTG CTGGTCACTACCTGTACATTGAGGCCAACAGCGCAACACATGGAGATACAGCTCGCCTCATCAGCTCTGAGTGTTCTGACAGTGGTCCTCAGTGTCTGCAGTTCTGGTACCATATGTACGGCTCAGCAGATACAATGGGCCTCCATGTTTACCTGCTACAAGGCCGACTGGCTAAGGGTGTCTGGTGGAAGAGGAATGACCAAGGAAATATGTGGCACTTGGCTCAGGTGGACTTCACTACAACTGGAACTTTCAAG ATAATTGTTGAAGGGCGAAGAGGTTCCAATGATCAGTCTGATGTGGCTGTAGATGACGTATCAATTCATCGTGGACCTTGTGCAG ACTTGACTGAACCAAAAACCCCTGCTCCTGAGCTCCCTCCAACCATCAGCTCATCAGCCACACAACAACCAACAACAACTTCATCAAAACCACAACCACCATCAACAACTAAATTTATGACAACAACCACCATAACAACAGCAACTTCAAATCCTGATGACCCAATGACCACGAGACCTGATATTCCAACAACAACAGGACCACAGCTACCAATAACATCAAGGCCAATAACAACAGCTGCAACTGGACACAAAACCACAGCTACACCACACCCAAAAACCACAGAGGGCACAGAAGTTGAAACTTCAGAACAGCCAGTATCTGAAACCACAGTAAGACCACAACCTTCAACCACAACTCAACCAAAGCCACACACATCATCTAGACCACAAACCACAACCACAGAACACACAGAAGTTGAAACAACAGAACAGCCAGAACTTGAAACCACagaaaaaccacaaccttcaacCACGACTCaaccacagtcacacacaacaGCTGCACCACTACCTCCAAGCACAGCTAGACCACATCCTCAAACCACTGCCGagtcacaaacaacaaatagacCACAAACTCCAACCACTACATCACAACCACAAACAACAGTTACACCTCAACTAACAACCACAGTTCAACCACAGCCTCCAACCACAACGCAGCCAAAACTGCCAACAACAGCTCCATCTGAGTCACAAACAACAAGCACTTCACATCCTCCAACAACAACTACATCAAAACCTCAGACCACAACTCCACTCGAGTCCCAAACAACAAGCGCACCACAACCTTCAACCACCACAGCTAAACAACAACCTTCAACAACAGCTGGACCAAAACCTTCAACCACGATGCAGTCACAAACGCCAAACACAGCTCCACCATCTCAAACCACTACAGCTGGACCACCATCTCAAACCACTACAGCTGGACCACCATCTCAAACTAATACAGCTGGACCACCATCTCAAACCACTACAGCTGGACCACCATCTCAAACCACTACAGCTAGACACCCATCTCAAACCACTACAGCTAGACCACAAACTCAAACCACTACAGCTGGACCACCATCTCAAACCACTACAGCTGGACCACCATCTCAAACCACTACAGCTGGACCACCATCTCAAACCACTACAGCTGGACCACCATCTCAAACCACTACAGCTGGACCACCATCTCAAACCACAACAGCTAGACACCCATATCAAACCACTACAGCTAGACCACCATCTCAAACCACTACAGCTGGACCACCATCTCAAACCACAACAGCTAGACACCCATCTCAAACCACTGGACCACCATCTCAAACCACTACAGCTAGACCACCATCTCAAACCACTACAGCTGGACCACCATCTCAAACCACAACAGCTAGACACCCATCTCAAACCACTGGACCACCATCTCAAACCACTACAGCTAGACCACCATCTCAAAACACTACAGCTGGACCACCATCTCAAACCACAGCAGCTAGACCACAAACTCAAACCACAACAGCTAGACCACAAACTCAAACCACAACAGCTAGACCACAAACTCAAACCACTACAGCTGGGCCATCATCTCATACCACTACAGCTGGACCACCATCTCAAACCACTACAGCTGGGCCACCATCTCAAACCACTACAGCTGGACCACCATCTCAAACCACTACATCTGGACCACCATCTCAAACCACTACAGCTGGACCACCATCTCAAACCACTACAGCTGGACCACCATCTCAAACCACTACAGCTGGACCACCATCTCAAACAACTACAGCTGGACCACCATCTCAAACCACTACAGCTGGATCACCATCTCAAACCACTACAAATGAACCTCAACCTCCAACCACAGCCAGACCCCAACCTccatctgaaacacaaacaacaagtaGACCACAACAATCAACCACAGCTAAACCCCAAACCACAACAGTTACACCACAATCCACAACAACACTGAGACCAGAACCCACAACAACAGCTGGACCCCAACCCACCACAACCCTAAAACCACATCCACCAACAGAAAGACCTCAGTCTACAGTTACAACACAATCTACAACAACTGCTAGACCCAAACCACCAACTACAGCTGTGCCAA CACCCTCTTGCCCACAAAACAGTCATTACACCACTTGCATCCCTGCCTGCAGTCCAACCTGCAGACACCTGAATGGCCCACCACGCTGCAGTGACAGTGACAGTTGTGTgccaggatgtgtgtgtgatgacggCTTTGTGCAGAAAGGGCAGCGTTGCGTGCCTATCCAAGAGTGTGGATGCGTGGACAGTAGTGGCAACAAACATCAT TTCAATGACAGGTGGTACACCAATCACTGCAGTCAGAAATGTGAATGTGAGAAAGACGATGGCATAGGGACGATTGACTGCGACGACAAAGACGAATGCGATGGAAATGCTGTCTGCCTTCAAAACAACGAGGGCGAATGGTACTGCAGATCTACAG GCTTCAGTGAATGCACTATAAATGGAGACCCAGAGTACAGAACCTTTGATAAAATGAAGTATGAATTTGAGGGCGAGCACTCGTATGTGCTGGTCCAGACCAAAAACTTGCCGAATGACATTCCAGACGTCTACATCGTGGGCATCAATACACGCAGAgtagatgatggtgatgatggtgatgatagtGATGATAGTGAGCATCATGACGACAGTAGCAGTGAAGAAAACCACAGTCGCAGAGTCGGggatgaagagaaagatgatgatgacggCGATGAAGCCGATGATGACAATGACCGCAACGATCGCAAATATTATGATGACAGCGACGAAGATGAGGAGCATCCCAGATTACAAGAGCTTAAGATCATAGTGTACAATCACACTGTGGAGATGAGGAAGAATCGAGAGCTGGTC GTGGAtggaaagaaaaccaaaatgcCTGTCTCACCGACCGCTGGTTTAAACATCCGGCAGCATTCATCTCGCATCTACCTGAAGACTGACTTTGGCCTCTCAGTGGAGTTTAATGGACGCAGCTCAGCAG AGATCATTCTCCCACACATATATAAAAGGAAAGTAAGAGGTCTGTGTGGGAACTTTGACAGTCAAAAGAGGAATGACTGGATGAAGCCGGACGGCACCATGGCCAGGAGTGTTCGAGAGTtcggagagagctggagagtgTAA